A segment of the Solanum lycopersicum chromosome 9, SLM_r2.1 genome:
GAcataaaaagtgaaaatataaaaacagTATAGAAGGTCTCTAAATTATcagtatatataaattaaattgcttgaaaaattattaacacattttatacttttcacttttttattttccaaattaATGATACTATGTCTAATaattctcttattttattttattataattattcagACTGGAGAGCAAGTGATCCATATGGCTCAAGGTGCAGTTGATGGAGTGAAGAACACACTTGGAATTGGATCAgacaaaaagtgaaaaagagaaaatgaaattaattaattaattaattaattaattaacacatttatcaatttatatatctcaattttaattaatttttcatttaattctaTGATTTTCACATATGCTTTAGATTATTAAGCATAAgtgaaaaaacataatattattagtttgtgAGATCTCTCAccaaaagaattacaaaatttaattcTTATAAAGTGAGATGATTTTCATAGGTTTGGTTTAATTATTGTTTAACAATTCCATGCACCTTATATTGGTGTTATAgtgaattttgttttattgatCGAGATTTCTCTCGTTAGAAATTCTCATTATAAGTACGTAATAAgaaagttttattttgtttttgttaattgatattttttgttatttgtttttgaCTCGATTTACTGATTGATGGTGGAGATGCTCAACCACTTGAACAAGTCTCACTTATTTCAGAATTAAATAATACACTCACTTTTCTACTATCCTTTTTCATCTAAATGCCAAACGTATGTTGAGAAACAGAGTTTAAATTCGTGACGTGTATCTAATCGACACATCTTCTGCTGTACTCTTAtgatattatcattatattgaGATTTTTGACCGAAAGAAAATTATGAGAGACAATTTAGTTTTAGCACGTTCAATTTCTATCACAAGATTAAATACCTATATTTGTTTGCAGGTAATTTTTTAGAAAACCattaataaattgaattaaaacgATTATAATATTGAGAATCCTTCATATATTATTAGAATTTGCCTACGATTTATAAATAACTATAAACAATGCATCACCACCCTTTTCTAATgttgctattattattttttcattatgtgatatatatgataatttgtaaaaaaaacaaaaaatcattatataataaGTAGATATCGTTATATAATATACGAAcatatgcatctttttatttaactttattaCAAATATAAGTGTTTATATGtggatatttaaaattaaaaaatgtatataacGACTGAAGTAGAGTTAAATAATACGTTTATTACTATGctgattcaaaataaatatatttttataggaattttttgtaaaaaccAAGAAAATTGGATACTCCATATGTTAGATTATATGAATTACttagatattttatatttagtaataatttaattttaaaatatttagcttatcttaaataatataatatataggtaaagaaatatttatcatttggtttagataaaaaaatttctttttttcttctttttaagggcccgtttggccataaattttccaaataatatttggaaaaaatttggcaaataatgtttgtccatacaatttgccattatttggcaaatatttttgggaaatatcccaaatttctaaatactagttttttctagtatttgggccaaatctcattatttgggatattttaaaaattaaaaatttaccccaatcttttatcttttacaaaaacaccctctctagtagttgtttgcgttgtattacatcattttttacgtgaacaccaaaatagtgatgaaatatgtagtgaatattaaataatgatatgattgttgatgaaaattattaaaaattggctttaggtaacaaagtcatgtactttgtctacttcacgatgtatgaaataattcttgttgcactcactccaaattaccacattgctttagtgtcatggacattatttgttattgttgtaacgaacattcattgacttgtaatacaaacttttagttagttttgatagtttttaaaacttgtgtgtataaatcatattattctaaaaaggtgaaatatatttcccaaattttatggccaaacacatggtgaaatttcacccaaattttcactcaaataatatttgccaagaatgTTTGGAAATatatggccaaacgctagctaaaTTTCGTATCAAATCAAACTAActcatattaaaataaaatcaaaaaaaaaaaagatatctgGAAGAAACTGGATAGTTTCccataaaagaaataataaaaaaatcttctCTTAGATTCTTTTGCTTTAACACTGGACAATTTTTTCTTTCCCAAAATCTCCTCAAATCAACCACTTAATTACACCTTACTGCCACTTCATCTTCACTCTCCTCCCATGGCTACTCTGCAAACTCATCTCCAGTTTCCCATCTGTTCTTCACCAAGATTGTTTCATTTCAAGAACCCCAATTCagtttctttctcaaaaaagcTTTTTTTCTCAAGAAAAGTTAATGGGTTGTTTAGTTATTCTAAATTTGGTGCAaaagattcattcttttgttGTAGTCAAACTAGTGGTGAAATTTTACCCCTTTCATCAGCTCAGAAGGAGAAGGAGACTAGTGAAAGGCCTCCTTTTGATATCAATTTGGCTGTCATTCTTGCTGGTTTTGCTTTTGAAGCTTATACTAGTCCTCCAGTAAATTCTCAATCTTTATATgttcatttttatgtttttctctGCTCAGTTGGTTGGTTATCAAACTTGTTGAGGGACTCAATTTTTTACCCTGTAAGCCCCtaccttattttgaaaattgaaacattgaaataataaattgaaaaatagattCTGATAGATAAGGTCTTTCGGGTATAGTCTCTCTACCTCTACGAGATAGTGGTAAGGTCTGCATGCAAGGGGAAAATGAAAGTGCATTCCTGTGCACCAGTTGAAAAAAGGAGCTTTGGAAGCTtaccttattattatattaaaatgggAAATCTACCCTCCCGGACTCCTCTTGTGggattttgttgttgttcattGTATTCTGATAGAGAAAATGGTATTGAGGTGTAGTTGATTGGCTAAAAAAATCATATCTTTTTTGTAAATAAGAGTGTTGATAGGTATGTAGTTGTTCATTTTTctgtttctttctttattaattaattgaaaatggACTTAAATAGAGTGTATGGATATTGAGGATTCTTGTAGTAGATAACTCCAACTAGCTTGGAATTGAGGTGTAGTTGATTGATTGGCTAAaagtttctctcttttttgtAAATAAGAATGTTATGTATGTAGCTGTTTATTTTTctgttgctttttttttaataaattgaaaatggACTCGAATAGAGTAAATGGATATTGAGGATTCGTATAGTGGACTCCAACTAGTTTGGGGTTGAGTTGGAGTTGATTGATCGACTGTTGattcattttttgtatataagcatgatgataTTAGCTGTGGATTGGAGGAATTGCTTGCCAAAGTATCTTGCATTGTGGGTTCTTTCGGTTTGGCAGTGTAGAAGTCATAGCGGACATGCTTGTAAAGTATGATTTTCTGCTGCCTTAAAGTTGTGATCTTTGAGTGTCAGTAATTCGTTTTCATTCGTATTATTGTTTTGGCATCTTATCACTCTGTTGTGATTCTAGTTTAGAAATGAACATAAATGTGCTTCCCCTATAGTAGTCATACCCCACATACTCATGATAGTAAATGAAgggaatattttcattataaacatatataaggtGATGATCACTTGCCTAACTGGATTTTCGTTGAACTAAATTTTGCTTAGAAGTAAATTAGGCTTGCAAGTATTCTACAAATCTATAAATGTTTATGTAGCAAATGGTAATTAAGCAGTTGAATTGTTTTCCAAGTCTGATCCAATTTGCTTTGTTTGACATTGCTTGTCAGGACAATGTCGGAAAGCTTGAGGTGGATGCGGCTAATTGCAAAACCATATTTCTTTCAGAGTATGTAGTTGTTTTCTTTCTACTGAAATAGTAAACTTAAACTGTAGGAACTTGAGTTATAGGTTAAATTGGTCGGATCAAGTAAAGGGCACACGTATGTTCCACTGGTGAAGGCTATGAAGAGTGCTCATATCTGATTGTTTTTGTCTCATTCAGCTAgtgtgattttctttttcttttaaatcaaaatcaacttAGACAATATTTCAGTTTGCCGAAAACTAGATTCATGCATGTGCAACTgcaaatgagttggatatgccTGTTTCATTCGAAGGTAGTAGGATTTGGCGTGGATCATGATTGATAATTCTCTCTCATAATTGACAACCATCTTCCAGGTCATTTGTGCGTGAAATTTATGATGGCCAGTTGTTCATAAAGCTAAAGAAAGGTCTCAATTTACCTGCTATGGATCTTTGGGTAAGGTTTCTACCATTTAATATTAGCAAATGATCAAATTTCAATTGAAACGTGCCTTACTGTACTTTCCTTATTCAAATGATTGCTTCTTATGCATTTATTTAATCTGCTGACTcctgttttaatttaattgccTACTCTAACCAAATTTCAGGGAACGAGTGATCCGTATGTGGTGTTACAGCTAGATAGTCAAGTTGTCAAAAGCAAGGTGAAATGGGGGTAGGTAGTTGGTCATGTGTTAAACTGCAACCTTCTACTCTTTTCAGTCAGAACTTCTCTAGATCTTGTAGGTTTACTTAACAATGAGTCAGGTTCGTTGCATGTCGTCAACGTGTTCCTGTGCAAGTATTGCTTGCATAAGCCGAATGATAAAGTAACTAATATGAGAGTCTATTATGGTTACTAAATTCAGTCTTCTCTTCTGTTTGAGCAACGTATCAAATTTTTAGCAAAAACTTATTCTGGATTTagtaaaatacaattatttttcaTCCATAACTCATATTCTATTGTTATCTTGAGTGTGATTATTCCACCAGTATCTTATTTGAAGTTCCATGCTTCTTTATCCTTTTAATTTGTCATCGAGAAGGCAAAAGGTCTACAATTGCTATTTTCTGTTGGAGAATAAAGCTATCCTTTTCTTTGTTCAAATTATGCACTATTTCAATCTTGAAACATAATCCAATAACGGAAAAAATGTTAATTTCATGAATTAATGTTTGCAGGACAAAAGAGCCAATGTGGAATGAGGAGTTTGCTTTAAATATTAAGCAGCCACCTCTGTATGATCTTCAGGTTGATAACTTGAGTTAATCCTTTCTCTCTAATAGTTTATTAATTAAAGGATAGCATTCCAGAAACTGTAACATTTTGCTTTTGAAATACGACTTCAATTTGCTGTAACTTAGCTCTTCCACATTAGGAAGTTTACGACACGGTATGTGGTACACCAAATCTCCTAATGATAAATGAGCAGTTCTGGTAAGATATGCAACTTGAAAAGCTTTAAGCTAACACTGCTAAATTAACTGTCTTCTGACTGACTGCTAATTCAATTATGAACGTGTATGTGAACTTCCCATATCCAACAATGTCTTTCTTGCTGAATGCTAGTTTTTCATTTCTACTTCCTGCTGAGATCCATAGTATTAACCAAATTGGAACAAACAGAATCAGTCTTTTAAGGTTATCGGCCTCGGACTAGAACTTACGGACTCGGAACTGCACATCTTGCTTTATGTTGTCTAAGATATCCATAAGAGTCTGCTTCTGTCTTTTTAGCTGCAGTCTTTAAAATGAGGAACAACTTATTTTTTCGTTATTTTTACCGTTATCTGCTCATTAGAGGACTTTCGGATGCAGTATGCTGGCATGACATGTTTTTAGGTGCTCTTATTTCTCGATTCCAGATCTGATGAATTATTCATTACTACTGTCAGATTGCAGCTTGGGATGCAAATCTGGTGACTCCACATAAACGCATGGGAAATGCAGCAGTTAATTTGGAACATCTCTGTGATGGTACGAGCTCAAGAAATGGTTCTCGTGATATATTGTGCTTCAAATAATTGTCTAGTTATCATGTTGGCTAAAATTTCATTCATGTAAATAAGGTTTGGCTTCCTTTCCAACTTATCCCATGAAAATGGGGGAAGAAGTTAAGAGTTCATTTTCAGTATGCATTTTGGTTGTGTTTTGATGACTACGTTGAAGGTGTCTCATTGCTCATAAAACAAATTGACAAAGGAAGAACACTTAAAGGAACCAAATTAGTTTCAATAGTTATATACTTCTGAATACTGTCATAACTGATATGAGAGCTGACATAAGGATTAGGCTGATATACAAACATTGATGTTTTAATTTGTGAAAATAACAAACATGTGTTTTCTAGGAGATTCTCATAAACTGCTGGTTGATTTGGATGGAATGGGCGGTGGTGGGAAGATAGAGATAGAGGTAAGTTGATTTGAATCTGGAGGCATATTCAAGGTTCAAGATCGCTAAGACCTTCATTTTACGAGGATTTATCAGACCATCACATTATTTTGATGTGTACACTCTATAGCTGATTAGTATGCTAATCTTAACTTCAGAATATCCTTCTTAAATGATACTCAATTTGACCATTGTTTATCCAATTCGAGATTCCACTAATTGTCCTACTAACATGATACAGATTAAGTACAAGAGTTTtgagaaaattgaagaagaaaagaagtggTGGAACATCCCAATCATTACAGAATTTCTAAGAAAAAACGGGTTTGAGTCTGCTTTGAAGACAATTCTTGGTTCCGAGACTGTTCAAGCTCGACAATTTGTACAGTTTGCGTTTGGACAGATGAAGCTACTTAATGATGCATATAATGATTCAAATAGCAGCAGCAGTCCTGTCCTGGAATCAGATGTACTACCGGAGTCGCAGCAATCATCCAACTTGGATGACTCAAGCATGCCCCCAGCATCAGAAATCTCAAATAATTTGAAAGACACCAAAGTTGATGGTGAAGTGAAGCTTAATCGTGATGGAAGTGACGTAACCGATGAACATGATTCCCCTGGTACTAAAATTTTAGAGAGCTTTCAATCAGATAAACATTTCTGGAAGAATTTTGCTGATACCGTCAATCAAAAAGTTGTTCAAAGACTTGGTCTCCCTGCTCCTGAGAAAATAAAGTGGGATAATCTTGACTTGTTAAATAAGATTGGATTGCAATCACGAAAAGACGCGGATGCAAGTTATGTTGAATCTGGTCTTGCAACTCCTGATAAACGAGAAAATGTTAATGGTAGTGCATCAACTGAATCACCTATTCTTAATAACATTCAGTCATCACTTCCAGATATCAAGAAGGTGACACAAGACTTATTGCGTCAAACTGATACCATTTTGGGAGCATTGATGGTTCTAAATGCCACAGTTTCTCAATTCAACAAAGGAGCAGGCCTTTTCGGAAAGGGTGATGCTAAAGAAGATTCTTCAACTGGACTGGAAAATGACATCCTTTTATATCCCATGAATAAAGATGGAATAGTGTTGGATGAGAAGAAAGCTGAGGAGATGAAGTCTCTTTTCTCAACAGCGGAGACTGCCATGGAAGCTTGGGCACTGCTAGCTACTTCATTGGGACATCCGACATTCATCAAATCTGAATTTGACAAATTATGCTTCTTAGATAATGAGTCAACTGACACAGAGGCAAGTTCATATGTTGCTGGCTATGAGTTCTTAGTTTCTAATGTATCTTAGATCTGATTCATTTGATCCAAGGAAAGCTATTCTACTGATTTTGGATTCTGTAAGACTTGCAGGTAGCGCTCTGGCGTGATTCAGCAAGGAAACGGTTAGTTGTTGCTTTCAGGGGAACAGAACAAGTAGGTTCCGGTGTTAAACACATCTTTAAAACTTGTTGATTTAGCTTAGTTGTGGATAACCGGTTTTTCTTTTATCCAGACAAAATGGAAGGATCTTGTGACGGACTTGATGCTAGTTCCTGCAGGGTAAAATCACAAATCTGTACAAGCACAGGCTGgctttagtttttctttctttctctactTTGCCCTTCTGGTTTCTCTGTACTACTAAGATGTTTTTCCTATCACAGTAAACAGATTCTCCTTCcgttcaatttgtttgtcttactttcctttttaatccGTTTCGAAGAGAATGTCTCTTCCTTTTCTGAAAACTCTTTCATTCTAACTttccacatgacatgtttaagaccacaagattacagtcattttggtacattctaCATATCATAATTTAAGACCACAgtattcaaaagtcttctttactttcttaaactctgtgcCAAGTCAAAACCAGTCAAACAAATCGAAACGGAGGgtgtaattttttcttctctaaGTCTCTGAAAGTGTACTTTTATTGAAATACAACTCTTTACTATGCTGAAAGAAACATTTCCTTTTTCTTAGAGGAATAGGAGTAGAAGATAACCTTCCATCCTACATTATTAAGTTTAGACTGCAAATACCATCATATCTAAAGGTTTTCCTGAAAAAAGTTTTAACTTCGAACATAATTTGAAACAACAAGAAATAGCCAAACACTTTGgtaattttgaatatgaattgtaCGTTCTTGCATCTTCATTATTCGGATGTTGTACAGAAACTTTAGATGGTTAAGCAACCACTGTCCATTTTATTTCGCATCCTGAGTTGTCTCCTACTCTGCAGGTTGAATCCTGAAAGGATAGGCGGGGACTTCAAGGAAGAAGTTCAGGTGGCACTGAAATTCTTACTTTTCTATCTCTTAGTGCCTGAAATATGAATGTATTCtacttatatttataatttttctaattatcAGAACCAGAGATTATTTTTGTAGGTTCACAGTGGTTTCCTAAGTGCATATGATTCAGTTAGGATTAGGCTCATCTCGCTTATCAAAAAAGCAATTGGCTACCAGTAAGTGGACTGTTAAACAAAACTGTACAACATTGTTCCTCCTTTCCTATGTCTCTTTCGTACCTTCAAGTAGAAGTCGTGTCAAATATTTCTACAAGTCTATACTAAGTGGACTCGTGTCATGAGCTTAGTGTTACACTCCCAACTCTTAAAACTTGTTATGCGCTTTTGCTTTACTGAGATGTCTAGACCTGGCTTAGTCTTTTTTCTTCTGTTTATCCTTCTTTTCGTGTGGGTCTTGTTGCTGCTACTGTACATCTTATTCTTTGCCTTCTTCGcggtttcttctttttctctgtTTATGATGTACTTACTTCACCACTAAACATTGACGTCACATCGCTTATTacaattttaatgtattttccAGGGATGATGATCTTGACACGCCAAACAAATGGCATGTTTACGTGACTGGCCATAGTCTTGGTGGTGCATTGGCTACTCTTCTCGCTCTTGAACTATCATCAAGTCAACTAGCTAAGTGAGCTCCTCCTTTTCTCTGCTTGTATCTGTAGCTTGTTTCCCATCCATTCTATATAATTTACCATTTACCAGCATCTCGCCAATAGGGCATGCATGTTTGGTTTTCTGCTTTGTATTTAACATGTTTGTAGTGTTCTTTGAGAATTTGAAATGCCTTACTTGAGCAGAGGGTCTATGgaaaacaacctctctatctcTACGAGGTAGGGTAACGTTTgcatacactctaccctccttAGACCCCACCTGTggactgttttttttttttttaagagcAGAAGTTGTAGAATTGTTGGTAGAATCCTATCAAATGTAGTTTCGATGCTAGTTACGTAAATAAACCTAACCATGGACTTGTATTCCAGTCTTATATCTATACTGATCAGTATTTGAATGTGTGACATTTTGTACCCAAAACTAATGTGCTACCAAGCTGCAGCACATCCCTTCAATTGTTCCATGTTGCCACTTTGATATCTTCTCTTGATGGTTTCATCCTTTTGACCAAATTGGACTTGTAGGTCCCCAAGTATTGTGATTGCTAAGTTGCTTGCTGCTTGTTCCATCATAATAGAACATCTTGCAAATTAAGGAGTTAGTGCAAAAAGAACGTCTGCAATTGTTAAATACAAATTTTCGGGCTGCCCTTGTTCTTGAAGTACTTGTGGAGAAAAACCAAGTCCTCCATCTCTAATCATGCTAACACTACATACGTGACCGTCTTATCTTTCTTGTTGGTTGTGTTAGGCGTGGAGCTATACGTGTGACCATGTACAACTTTGGATCTCCAAGAGTTGGAAACAAAAAGTTTGCTGAAGTTTATAATGAGGTATTATTTACTCTCTGCAGAAGTGAAGTGCTTATGTTGAGACTAACTATATTCTATAGCCATTTTGGTCTCACCATTCATTTATGACAATCTTTTGTAGTTATAAATTAAACGATCTTTATTTCTGAAACAAGTTAACAAAGGCAAAATAACAAACAAGaaccaagaaaagaaagaatatacCGACACACTAATAAATACATACAAGCTGGTTCACATACTCAGCCTTACCTAATTAGCTCTCCTCAATAACACTGgatgaaaatgatttttgatgTTCTCTCTCGGTCTCTCCTATGGAGGTGGCTTGTCATAAATGAAGTGTGAAACTCTTGAACATGCTATTGAATATGCATTGGTGCGTTGTCTAACATGTCAGACCAACTTTTAGCAAGTTTGAGCCATAATCAGATGCCTTATCACATTGTTTGCCGATAGTTCATGGGAATTTCTTGCCTGTTCTTCTATTGTGACGTGGTGAACGGCTGTAACTAAATCACTTTCGCCTGCTTTGGAATCATACTGAGAGCTTAATTTTGTTAAATTCTGAGTGACTCTATATAATTAAGTTGCTTCTTATATTGTAGAAAGTTAAGGACAGCTGGAGGGTTGTAAATCACAGAGATATAATACCAACAGTTCCTCGCTTGATGGGCTACTGCCATGTTGCTCAACCTGTTTATTTGGCAGCTGGAGATCCGCAAAACACAATGGTGAGTAGATTTCATTTTCTCACTTTTTACACTATAAAACGTTGGATTGGCAGAATGTTGGCACTGTTAAGGAAGTTGTGTTTTCCCGTTAGAGATTAAAGTGGAAAAATGTGTCGGATGGTTAGCTTAACCTGAAGGAAATCACAGAAGGTTCAAAACAATTGACCTTTGTTATTTCTTCTATAAAACTATTAACTCAATTGCTCGAAGTaactttttgatattttcttcatAGTGTAGGTAGAAAGTATCAAGAAGTACTatgtcattcttacttattatgTATGGGAACCTACTATCGTTACCTCCCTGGAAAAAGTCGGAAAGAAAATATGATCATTTTTTACATCATTCCTTTTATACGTGAAAGGAGCTTGTTGTTTAACTATATATGTCTCGGCACATCACATTTCAGGATAATGTGGAACTCTTGGAAGATGGTTACCAAGGTGATGTTATCGGAGAGGCCACACCTGATGTTATTGTCAGTGAATTTGTATGTTTCTCCACCTTTGTTCTCCTGTATCTTTAGTTCCTTCGTTTTGGTTCTGTGCTCCATTTCATCCATTCGTGATTTGTTCTATTAAGATCTTCAACTGTTAAAATTGTACTGCTACTTACCGTACATTTGACCAATTGAGACTTCtgtttattcattttgttcaatACTTCGCCTAATGGAGAGTCTCCTTGAGGCATAAGCTTATCAATT
Coding sequences within it:
- the LOC101247860 gene encoding uncharacterized protein isoform X1, which produces MATLQTHLQFPICSSPRLFHFKNPNSVSFSKKLFFSRKVNGLFSYSKFGAKDSFFCCSQTSGEILPLSSAQKEKETSERPPFDINLAVILAGFAFEAYTSPPDNVGKLEVDAANCKTIFLSESFVREIYDGQLFIKLKKGLNLPAMDLWGTSDPYVVLQLDSQVVKSKVKWGTKEPMWNEEFALNIKQPPLYDLQIAAWDANLVTPHKRMGNAAVNLEHLCDGDSHKLLVDLDGMGGGGKIEIEIKYKSFEKIEEEKKWWNIPIITEFLRKNGFESALKTILGSETVQARQFVQFAFGQMKLLNDAYNDSNSSSSPVLESDVLPESQQSSNLDDSSMPPASEISNNLKDTKVDGEVKLNRDGSDVTDEHDSPGTKILESFQSDKHFWKNFADTVNQKVVQRLGLPAPEKIKWDNLDLLNKIGLQSRKDADASYVESGLATPDKRENVNGSASTESPILNNIQSSLPDIKKVTQDLLRQTDTILGALMVLNATVSQFNKGAGLFGKGDAKEDSSTGLENDILLYPMNKDGIVLDEKKAEEMKSLFSTAETAMEAWALLATSLGHPTFIKSEFDKLCFLDNESTDTEATLWRDSARKRLVVAFRGTEQTKWKDLVTDLMLVPAGLNPERIGGDFKEEVQVHSGFLSAYDSVRIRLISLIKKAIGYQDDDLDTPNKWHVYVTGHSLGGALATLLALELSSSQLAKRGAIRVTMYNFGSPRVGNKKFAEVYNEKVKDSWRVVNHRDIIPTVPRLMGYCHVAQPVYLAAGDPQNTMDNVELLEDGYQGDVIGEATPDVIVSEFMKGEKELIEKILNTEINIFLAIRDGSALMQHMEDFYYITLLENVRSNYRTVPRPQLTEEKNISIG
- the LOC101247860 gene encoding uncharacterized protein isoform X2, with product MATLQTHLQFPICSSPRLFHFKNPNSVSFSKKLFFSRKVNGLFSYSKFGAKDSFFCCSQTSGEILPLSSAQKEKETSERPPFDINLAVILAGFAFEAYTSPPDNVGKLEVDAANCKTIFLSESFVREIYDGQLFIKLKKGLNLPAMDLWGTSDPYVVLQLDSQVVKSKVKWGTKEPMWNEEFALNIKQPPLYDLQIAAWDANLVTPHKRMGNAAVNLEHLCDGDSHKLLVDLDGMGGGGKIEIEIKYKSFEKIEEEKKWWNIPIITEFLRKNGFESALKTILGSETVQARQFVQFAFGQMKLLNDAYNDSNSSSSPVLESDVLPESQQSSNLDDSSMPPASEISNNLKDTKVDGEVKLNRDGSDVTDEHDSPGTKILESFQSDKHFWKNFADTVNQKVVQRLGLPAPEKIKWDNLDLLNKIGLQSRKDADASYVESGLATPDKRENVNGSASTESPILNNIQSSLPDIKKVTQDLLRQTDTILGALMVLNATVSQFNKGAGLFGKGDAKEDSSTGLENDILLYPMNKDGIVLDEKKAEEMKSLFSTAETAMEAWALLATSLGHPTFIKSEFDKLCFLDNESTDTEVALWRDSARKRLVVAFRGTEQTKWKDLVTDLMLVPAGLNPERIGGDFKEEVQVHSGFLSAYDSVRIRLISLIKKAIGYQDDDLDTPNKWHVYVTGHSLGGALATLLALELSSSQLAKRGAIRVTMYNFGSPRVGNKKFAEVYNEKVKDSWRVVNHRDIIPTVPRLMGYCHVAQPVYLAAGDPQNTMDNVELLEDGYQGDVIGEATPDVIVSEFMKGEKELIEKILNTEINIFLAIRDGSALMQHMEDFYYITLLENVRSNYRTVPRPQLTEEKNISIG